AGGGTCACGATCTACTATGCTACGGCCGTCATTTTCGACCGATGCCGTTGGGGGACCCTGGAGATGAGGGGTGATGGGGTGCGGGGCAAGGAGCACTGAGTGTCCATTCTTTGATCCTACTTGGAAAGGAACTGATGGAACAATGACAGCAGAATCAGGCTTCCTCGCGCTCACAAACAACTCCTTTCCTTCATTCGGCCTTCCTTGAGGTCTGCCCGCCTGGAAAACCGAGCCGCCTCGTTGAGATTTGATGAAGGTTGCGACGGCACCAACGGGCTTGGAGTCGTACAATGCACCAGCTGGTGCAGAGGAGGTCGTACCAGGCTCGTTGGTGCGAATATGAGCACGGAAGCCATTGGAATCCGCCACGTAGTCCACCCGGCGATAGATTCCGTTGGCATCGGTATAGCCGTAAAAACCATGTTTGTTGTTGTGCACGTCGCTGGTCTCGTGTCGGTACTGGGTGTTGCCGAACTCATCCACAGTGTCGTAGCCAAATTCATACGGATGTGGAGGCTGCAAAAGTGCAAACATTTAAATATAAAACGTCGTGCGCAAGCGCTTGTAGCAGTGTACGTGAAATGATAAAATCACACGTTTAAAAAGCTGAGTTTCTAGCACTGGTGACCTTCAGAACCAATGTCATCCTAGCAAGCTAATCAAGCTACTTGACTGAAGCAACATTTTTATTTCCGCGTTGAGTGAGAGTTTTTCTTGCTGTAGTTGGCCCTGTAAATATTTGAGCGCACTCTTTTCGAACAAACCGTGAAGCATATGCATGCACTTCAGCAGACGCGTGTGCGCATGAACACTGCACAGATGCACTCAGAGAGGTACTGGAGCACGCGCATCTGCAAATATCACGGGAGTACTGCTTTTGCTTCAGTTAAGTGTTCATTGAAGATCACGTAATTATAAGGGGAGATCCTACGTGGGAATCCCTTTAACAGCGTACCTGCGATAGCCCCCCGTAAGATTTCGATGGTCgccagaaaactatcatcatcacgaGTAGGAATGTGACACAAGATTTGTGCAAATCAAATTATATTCCACTGGtgaattaaaaataaaagcgaaCAACAGTTATTCCAAGAAATGTCTGCAAAGCGGTTGTGTGTAGGCAAAAACACGGAGCACATACAACGAGATAATACCAGGGGAACGGGAACGGCAACATTAACCCCGCCAGAAGACTTCGAAGCGACGGAAGCCTAACGCCAGTGACGATGTGACGGTCGTTGGCATAGCTGTGAGAAATTATTGGGAAATGGGACAATTATTCATATCTCAAATACGGGAAGGAACGTTGGCTTTTAAATGAGAAGATTAACTGATATATGTTCAACAGACAAACTCAACACACCCCTATGTTTTGACCTTCATCACTGTACTGGCCACGGCGATTCTAAATCTTGTGACTGGAGCCCAGTCGCTGCGGCCACCTGAGCTATTCAATGCAAAGTCATGTTCAACCTCATTATAGTATGCCCGTACACACAGATAGGTTTCAAATGGAGCATTGCTTTACTTACATATAGAGGTCCGGAAAATGGACGGGGCACCACAACTGGTGTTATAACCTTAGGGATGGCTGGAATCCTTTGTGTAAATATGCGCACAGCTGGTCTTCCTCCCACTATGGCACCCCCAACAATAGGGGACGGTGGCACTTGCTTTACCAAGGCAGTTGGAAGTGGAACAAATGCACTGCGCACAGGGATTGCTGGAACTGGAGACACCCGAACGACCGATGGATGTGTCAGATGAACCGATGGCGTTACTACGGCCTGAGTTTTCGTGAGTGGAGGCCCCAGCGGGTACGATGGAAGTGGGTACCTCTCGAGCACTGGTGGGATTCCGTGGAAAGTGCCAGCTGCGAAATTCGGTGGCGGTAATCTGTCCGCTCCCGGTGACACTGTTTGGAATCCTGTTGGCTTCGCTGGCAATGTTTGTGGCACAATCGTTCCATGTACCCGGGGAAGCAGGAACCGTGAGTCTCCCTGGTAGCCGGCCTGTACTGTCATGCTCCCGCCAATACTCAGCAGAATCTGTGAATAGAAATGTAAAATGCCTTGGCTTATCAGTAACTTCTATTTTTTGCATGTAATTGTAAACCTGTCAGCCATGTCAACAGTAGTATTACATATTATTCTACAAAAAATGCTACGTATGCCCACTATATGACAAAAACATCACCACTACTCACCAAGACTAGCATGACCAGCTTCCTGATACCCATCCGGTGTCGCGCATTTGTCGAGTAGCCATGTTGTGACCTGCTGACTGCGCGTTTATATAACGACAGCCTTCTCTCTCGTTTCGGGATGGCCGCGGATACGTCAAGATTGAGGACAATGGAACAGGGACTACCCGCTGTTCTTCAACTCCGCATAGTCGCGGAGAAGATTTGCTTCCTTCTTGCCCCTCACTGAGCGTCTGAAAGTATCCGATGCCTCGAAGAGCTGGGTCAGCGTGATCTACTTCAACTGCCTCGCCCGGTAGGGAacacaagcgctttctcgcagaTTGGCCACGCCACACTGTGCAAACGAACCCCGCTGTTTCACTTTCACCTCGCTGGTTGCCTTGTCTTCTGCCGCTCGCTGTGTGACGGGACGAATCCTCGAAAGGTGCTTCTGACCTATAATCGTTCAGAGTCGAATAGCGGGCACTGCACATCAAGGTGCACTTACAGATAGCCAGAAGGGTGTGTTTGACCTCAACGTAATGACCAGTAATTTGGTGATCATGTGCAGGGTCATCAGATGCCGGGAGCATAATTTGTTGTCGAGTTTGTATGGTTACATCCTGCTGCTCATCTTCCAATTATGCGAGGTGCTTCATGAGTCTCAAGTAGCGGTGCGAAATAAAATGCTTCTGAACAATATGAATTCAAGggcacaatcaatcaatcaaatcataaaCTCATAATAAAGAAGCCAATATACTTTAAATGGCCGCAGTATTTATATTCCAAAGcggtttcatatatatatatatatatatatatatatatatatatatatatatatatatatatatacagtgagatctaccagacaataatgcaagGAGTGTaaagggaagttattacaaccaatataatgtaaataagaagaaagaaaagtggatgaaaaataattttccgtgagcaggaatcgaacctacgacataaTATAATATTATATTGTATTATTATGTTATTTATGCacccactgttctttcttcttgtttactatACATTGCTTcaaataactttccctatacattccttggcattattgtctgttagatctcattattattgtgtcaaaacacggaaaagcgagcccttaggtatacactttttttccttattcattaacgaggatctcatACTGGCAtgcttggtgccgttaggttgtatacgagggactattgatcagctgcacgctcgtaataggttaacgtgctacgtgacgccacacaggtaCATAggagggtgttccacactcgccgtcatggctaaatatggcgctgactgacactcccacgtttaaattcaaatataaacccaataaaagtGGCTGGGGGAGTAGCCGCCGTGATATCTAAGTGGTtatagcattgaacgcgttattcgaaggtcttaggttcaaGTCCTCCTCAcgggaagttattttttcacccacttttgtttcttcctatttacattacattgggtgtaataactttccctatatattccttaccattattgcctgttagatctcgttattattgtgtcaaagcacggaaaaacgagcccttaagtacacacctCTTTCcctaatatatatttatatataagggaaagaagtgtaaacttaatgtctcgtttttccgtgttttgacactatattaacgagatctaacagacaaaataCGAGGATTATcttgcgttatatatatatatatatatatatatatatatatatatatatatatatatatatatatatatatatatatgtatatatatatatatatatatatatatatatatatatatatatatatatatatacaaaacgcAAGATAATCTTCGTATTTTTTATATTTGTTATTGAAACCAGACTCAGCAAAGCGAGTGGAATATTAAGGAACCAACTATCA
Above is a window of Rhipicephalus microplus isolate Deutch F79 chromosome 1, USDA_Rmic, whole genome shotgun sequence DNA encoding:
- the LOC142769138 gene encoding uncharacterized protein LOC142769138; its protein translation is MTVQAGYQGDSRFLLPRVHGTIVPQTLPAKPTGFQTVSPGADRLPPPNFAAGTFHGIPPVLERYPLPSYPLGPPLTKTQAVVTPSVHLTHPSVVRVSPVPAIPVRSAFVPLPTALVKQVPPSPIVGGAIVGGRPAVRIFTQRIPAIPKVITPVVVPRPFSGPLYPPHPYEFGYDTVDEFGNTQYRHETSDVHNNKHGFYGYTDANGIYRRVDYVADSNGFRAHIRTNEPGTTSSAPAGALYDSKPVGAVATFIKSQRGGSVFQAGRPQGRPNEGKELFVSARKPDSAVIVPSVPFQVGSKNGHSVLLAPHPITPHLQGPPTASVENDGRSIVDRDPTVADENGSGGRDGVEEVVATKVLTDPADPRGVHATLGIVSLRPRHRVRVTGHEYKTKSR